A region of Candidatus Saccharimonadales bacterium DNA encodes the following proteins:
- a CDS encoding divergent PAP2 family protein encodes MSIFSSPYIVVPFVSWLIAQTTKLLLQASHGDFSWKYLYKSGNMPSSHTAIVIALLVVLAFLNGVESAEFGIGAVFSLIVVYDAFGVRRAVGEQGGVLARLIELSRTPKEQREAFKIREVLGHTPVEVAAGGLIGLMTSGVLMFRHWPEGTRDLFNTITDTERTVYYGLFILVFTLSQAGYRLIVKKGLTRLPTSKRLKRTIRYSFSAPAILGLVAVWLQSEGIRLFTTKFWVLAAIGWILAVGGVNYFRVVRQAKAALKEEHDHFQVAKRETRQSKRARRTKRKRKK; translated from the coding sequence ATGAGCATATTTTCCAGCCCATACATAGTTGTACCGTTTGTTAGCTGGTTGATCGCTCAGACAACCAAACTACTCCTGCAGGCTAGCCACGGCGATTTCAGTTGGAAGTATCTTTATAAATCGGGCAATATGCCCAGTTCACATACCGCCATCGTCATTGCTCTTTTAGTGGTACTGGCCTTTTTAAATGGGGTCGAGAGCGCCGAGTTCGGTATTGGAGCGGTCTTTTCGCTAATCGTGGTCTATGACGCCTTTGGAGTCCGCCGGGCGGTGGGCGAGCAAGGAGGAGTTTTAGCCAGGCTCATCGAACTCAGCCGGACACCCAAAGAGCAGCGAGAAGCCTTTAAAATCCGGGAGGTATTGGGCCATACGCCGGTTGAAGTCGCTGCCGGTGGCTTGATCGGTCTGATGACCAGCGGCGTACTCATGTTTCGACATTGGCCCGAGGGCACACGAGATTTGTTTAACACCATCACCGACACCGAGCGGACGGTTTATTACGGATTGTTCATTTTGGTCTTCACCCTCAGTCAGGCTGGTTATCGATTGATTGTCAAGAAAGGTTTGACCAGACTGCCAACCAGTAAACGCCTAAAACGAACCATACGCTACAGTTTTAGCGCGCCGGCTATATTAGGCCTGGTGGCGGTTTGGTTACAGAGCGAGGGTATCAGGTTGTTTACAACCAAGTTTTGGGTGTTAGCCGCCATCGGATGGATACTGGCTGTCGGCGGTGTCAATTACTTCCGGGTAGTGCGCCAGGCCAAAGCCGCCCTAAAAGAAGAGCACGATCACTTCCAGGTGGCAAAGCGAGAAACCCGTCAATCAAAGCGAGCCAGACGGACTAAGCGAAAGCGGAAAAAATAA